The nucleotide window TGCCATTGTCGGGTTCGAATGTAAAATCAGTgataaattacaaagaaaatCTTTCCCCCGTGGCTATACGGAAAcattagaagaaaaagtaagagaattggaaaatgaaaatagaAGATTATTAGCCATTTGccaatttaataaattacaGTCACAAAAAAACGATACAATAGATAATTCTACAACACAAGAAGAAGTTTATTCAATTAGATCAAATTCCGCATCTTCAACGGCAATTGAAACAGATTCAAATATAACAACTTGCTTGGATACAaattgtaataatgatacTCATAATCATTTACATATGAAACCTGTATCCACAAAACCAccacaaaatattatttcatttgaaCAAAATGAAGCTCCAGGGTTAAGCGCCGTGAAGGCTTTAAAATCAATGGCAAATCATGAACAAAGTACTCAGTTGGCTACTTTGGTTGCCTTGGCAATACCAAGATCCACAGATGAAATCCTTTTCATACCtcaattattatcaaagatAAGGCAAAATTTCGGTTTCACATCAAAACATTGTCTTTATACtgtatcattattatcttcattaaaaCCAAATTTACCACCACCAAAGATGATTGCAAATAACCTAGAAATgacaaaaaaattattaaaccaattgaaaataacaaatctttggaaatttgaTGACCTTTCACaatttattaatcaatACTTGAAATTGGATCcattaaatcaaaaaaattcaaatgatttattaaatcaaattgaaatggatgaattaataaattttttcttccaagattggaatgatataataccaataataaataaagaagaatttttatcaaattatAATGCCTTTAAATTGGATTTAAAAAATTCTGAAAGGgataaattatcatcaaatttgaaaatgaattataaaatttttgGTTGTATCTTGGTATTGATGTGCCAAATGGGTCTCTTAACAAAGATAAAGGCAACAAATGGTAAATCATCaccaaatattcatttaaaatcaataatggcatattatcatcaattaattgcCAATTTAcccattaataatttcttccaaattgCAACAATTTCCATACCACAATTGAAACTTTATGTGTTGATCTTAttttataatttaaatGTGGGAGACATTTCTGCCATTTATGAATtaagaggaagaattatttCCATGTCACAACAATTAAGATTACATCGTTGTCCCAGTGCTGTACTTAGTGGTTCATCACTAacaatgaataaattagaTCAAAGTAATAGaagaattttattttggacaatttattcattagATGCTTTGTCTTCTTTACAATTAGGTGTCCCAAGATTATTAAAGGattatgaaattgaatgtGCATTGCCAATAACAAtggaagataaagaaaGGGATAAGACCAAGATTAAATTGGAAGGTACTGTGTCACCATTTTCATTAGCCATTTTCagattttcaaagatattgGGGAATATTTTAGATATGATctttaaaagaaatatgacAGAATCAATGACCAAATCTGTATCCTTAATTCATGAAAATGCTTTGGATCAATGGAGATATGATTTGCCTGAAGATTTAActtttaaattaaatattcaagGTTCCATTGATTTAAATGTGATGCACCAGGGAAATTCCACACCAgggaagaagaatttaatcTTAATGtttttctatttctttGCTGTATCCATGATTCATTTACCTGTTGTGGCAGCAAGACCATTGGATGTTAAAAATGCGATGCCAGATAgatcttcatcctcttaTATTGCCCTACAACATGCCATTAATACAATGTTAAATGTGTTGGAACTATTAAACAATCAaccaaaaaattattatttgccCGTCCCAATTAATATGTCAAGATTACAAATAAGATCAGCATTAATTAGTTCAAGAGGAATGTTAGATTATATTAAAGGTGGTGCTCTTTTCCTGGATAATAAAACTTTACTGTTACAAGTAATTAAGAATTTAGAAAGGGATAGAACTTTAGATTTACCTGGTGTCGTTTCATGGCATAGcttaaaattatttgatttaacCATAACACTTTTcattcaaaattcaaacattaaattggaaaaattagaCAAGATATTAGagaaaaaatcaaattattataataaattaatgGGTAAACCAACATCaaataataccaataataatatttcaagtaaaaagaggaaacaagAAACTATAGAAATATCAACACCATCTCCAACTTCACcaccattgaaaaaaatgtctaaaaaatcaaaaagCCCCATTTTACAATCAACAATATTACCATCACAAACATTAcaaaattataataataatattcaaaatcaattggCTGATGCATTACAATTTGATCCAATTTTAAACTCAAATTCTTATAATTTTAGTAACTTTGACTTATCCAACTATTTCCaaccaaatgaaaatgaaaaaactGTACAACTACCAAAACTCActaccaataataatgtcacCAATGAGGACCCTacaaaatataaagaacTTTTCAATCCAACAGCTGTAACTGgaacatcattattaaaccTTTCAACATTGGCTAGTCCGGGAACTTCAACAGGCCTCACCACCACCAGCgacaataataatatattaacAAAGggcaataataataataataataataccaatactgtatttttaaataatagGGACAATAACAGCACAGATAACCTATCtacgatgatgatgttagtcaataatgaaattcctttctccaatttgaatttatctGAATTatggaataataaattgtCCACAGAAGACAAGGATAAACAAGGACAAGAACAAAACCAACCTCGAAATACAAATGATGATGTGGGTAtgacaaattcaaattacGGTTATTTTGTAGATGCATCATTGGGGTTAGCACcattattagaattagcaaataatgataataacaatttcaTACTAGATGATGAATCAAAGACAATATCACATAGTAGCAAGACACCAGAATCAATATTAAAGGACGAAGACCCAGTGATACATCATAATAACTTACTTTTCAATCAGTTGAACACATCTAATGAAAAACCAAGGCATCTTCAAACTGAACCCAATTATCCACCAAAGGGAAAACTGAATCAAAAAACACCCTTTGCAAGGAAAAAGGAAAACATTGAcgaattattcaattggCACAATAcgaaataatattcttttttgaCTTCCTCtttttcatatttattGAAACCGTTTGTATACTTTTGTACACTATCTACTTACTTTCAACATTTTGATATGTTACTGTTTTATTTTGTCGCGTGACGAATCTTTTGCCTTATGTAAtgtattatataaatattatataaaaGACTTACAATCTTCGCGTCTGAACGCGTCAAGACGTCACAAAGAAACAACCGTACAGATCTGAATTTGACGTATTTTGCTTGCTTAAATGGAAAgacaataataattcacTATACAATAAAATTTTCCTTAGGCATTCTTTGTTGCCATTGACAACCATTAATTGAAAGCCTAGAATCAAACCATATATAAAGCAGGACATTCTtaagatatatatatatatatatccaTGGACTCTGTAAGCACTTCTCTATAAACGATCCAAGGACAATGGAGAACAAAGAACCCATAGTATCATCATCACAAAAGAAAACCTTATCTTGTGATTCATTGCTCGAGAACAGCACGCCTTGGCAAAATGAACAATACTTCCAATCACATCTGAAggaatatttcttcatattcaCGTGTATGTTTGCAAATTTGCTTAATCAAGCGGGTCAAACACAAGTGCTCTCCACCATGAATGTCATCTCAGAATCATTCCATTCGGATGTAGGTACACAGACATGGCTGATGGCTTCCTTCCCATTAGTTTCAGGTTCGTTCATTCTGATTAGTGGTAGAATTGGTGACATTTATGGTCTTAAAAAGACAATGATTGGTGGGTATATCTTTATGATTATATGGACATTGCTTTGTGGGTTCGCTGACTACACCCATAGTGATACTTTCTTTATCGTATGCAGAGCATTCCAAGGGTTGGGTATTTCATTTATCTTGCCTAACATAATGGGTTTGGTCgggaatatatataaagtGGGGACATTGCGTAAAAATATCGTTATCAGTCTCATTGGTATTACGGCACCAACGGGGGCCTGTATGGGTGCCTTATGGGGAGGATTAATTGCCACTGAAAGTTCAAGACAGTGGCCATGGATCTTCTACGCATATGCTCTCGCTGCCTTTgtcaatttaataatggcTATTTATTCAGTACCGGAAAATGTCCCGACAAATGTTCATAATTTCGCCATGGATTGGATGGGAGCAATTATTGGTGTCGTTGGTTTGATTCtatttaattttgtttGGAATCAAGGTCCCGTCAATGGCTGGGCTAAACCTTATATCATTGTTTTGTTGAtcatttcaattattttcttAGTGGCATTCATCATatatgaattgaaattcccCATTTCGCCATTACTTCCACGTGAGGTCACCAAGAATGGGCAAATTCTAACAATCTTAggtattttatttttgggATGGGGGTCTTTCGGTATATGGACCTTTTATTATTACGCATTCCAATtgaatttaagaaattattctCCCTTATGGGCAGGTGCCACGCATTTTATGTTCATCATTTGGGGAAGCATTGCTGCCTTTATAGTAGGTTTTACAATTAATAGAGTGGGACCAGCAGTACTGTTGTTCTTCTCTGCATTGGGTTTCACTATGGGTTCGTTAATGTTAAGTGTCACACCCATTCATCAAACATATTGGCGTATGAATGTGGGGAtgcaaataatattaagTTTTGGGATGGATCTTTCATTTCCAGCATCTTCAATCATATTAAGTGATCATTTACCAATGCAATATCAAGGAATGGCAGGTTCACTGGTTAACActattatcaattattcCACCTCGCTATGTTTGGGTATGGGAACTACCGTGGAGCgtcaaataaataaaactGGGGAAGAGTTATTGAGGGGATATCGTAGTGCTCTTTATTTAGCGGTTGGATTGGGAGGTTTAGGAGCTTGTGTAGCCTTCCTTAATCTATGTTATGATTTAtggaggaagaggaagagcCGCTTAGATGATATAAGAAGTCTAAATACTAATGATTCTGCATAAGTAACTGACGTTCTGTCACTTGATGCGTTTTTCCGTAGACAGTGCAAAATATGTAGACTTAAATTTACTATATATCGAACTACTAGAAGGAAGTAGTCAACCCAGTCACTTCAGGTCTAAACCATTCTCTTTTGAGTATATCCCAGGTGGAACGAGCTAGGTTAGTAGCAGATTCTTCGCTTTTAGAACAAGCTTCGATGTacactttcaattttggttCAGTCCCTGAACCTCTCATTGTAAGTCGAACCGTCCCTTCAAGATTGGAAAATTCAGATGGCTTTGCCTCAACGGTTATCATTTGGGATGTTGGATCAACGGgtaaatttggaatattatcTTTTGTATTTGATTGGTATCCAACAGTTAGATCCCTAAACACTGTCACAATGAGTTCGTTTCCTATTTCAGATGGATATTTTTTGTTAGTTGAAGGGTACTCGTGTCTAATGAAGTCAAATACTGTCTTCGTAATGCTGAGGTCCTTAAGTATATAATATCCATTATATTCCTTAAACACACCAAATTTTCCGAAACCTTCTTCCATGATATCAAAAGGTGacatttgatattgattcaTCCAGTGGCAGTAAGCTTGTAAAAATACTGTAGCTGCACTTATTCCGTCTTTATCACATTCCATATCGGGGAACATATATCCAAtagcttcttcaaatccaaatggAACGTAGTATCCTTCTTGTCTTAGATCAATTGCCTTGTTGCCTATCCACTTAAAGCCGGTTAATGTATCTTCGTAATGGAAACCATTCATATCTGCCATTCTTTTAATCATTTGGGATGATACAGTCGAATTTATCATTGCTAGAGGGTGCGTTTTGCGGAAAGCTACATCCTGTTGTTCATATAGCTGGAATTCGTAGTATCCCAATAAAAATCCAATCTCGTTACCCGTTAGTTGTCTCCATTTTCCTgtctttttatttaaaacaGCAGCTGAAAATCGATCTGCATCAGGATCATTAGCAATAACTAAGGATAGTCCATTTTCTTGTGCCAATTTAATTGCCAAGGACAAAGCACCCTTTTCCTCGGGGTTGGGAAAACTGACAGTAGGAAAACTTGGATCTGGAAGTCTCTGCTCAGACACAACCAAATAATCGACATTTTCGTGGAGATTGAGTAATTCACTTGAGACTTTTGCAAATATTTCAGCGCCAACACCGTGCATAGGAGtgtaaacaaaaaaagGTGTCTTGACATCCTTGAGTGACAAATGAGAACTATGGATAAGTACTCGCTTCATTTgcatcaaatatttctctgTCATAAGATCCTTTATAAAGACTAGTTTATTTGTCTCCAACCCTTTTTTGAAGGTTGCATCCCAGTCCCATGATGTTGACCATGGTTCTAGATTCTTTTGTATCATTTCTGCAATGTTTTTATCATGTGGAGGTATAATTTGGCATGCGTTATCATAGTATACTTTATAGCCATTATCCATCTTTGGATTATGACTTGCTGTAATCATAACACCGACACTTGCTTTCAGATTGAGTACAGAGAATGGGACCAGTGGTGTATGAACAAACTGATCATCTGGAGTTAGATAAAAGACTTTGAATCCAGCtcttaaaaaaattgaggCCGTAACTATTGCAAATTCTTTGGAATGGAATCTATGATCATGACCTACCACTGCAGTAAGATTGTTCGGAAATTGTTCCTTAATATAGTTGGCTAACCCCTGGGTTGATTGTAAAATAATTAGAGAGTTCATTCTAGAGAAACCGGCTTCCATTCTTGACCTTAAACCTGCAGTACCAAAGACAATTCTCGTATCAAACCTCTGATGTAATTCAGGCCAGTTTTTATTCTCACATAGCTGCAGAACTTCTTTTCtagtttcttcattttgaTCGAGTCGTAACCAAAGGTTAATCGGTTCTCGAAGATTTTCGGGACAATTACTTAAAGAACTTTGAGTGGCATCCATTTTCAACGGCCTAATTGGTTTCAGTTGCTTTAGGTTCAACTTCCTGTGATTAGTATGAATTGCTAGAAGGGAAAATGTTAATTATATAAGGGATTTCTCGAGGCAGATGATGAGATACCTCGGCGctgaaaaacaaaatatatttgtgACGACAGCAAAATTGAAGTGGAAAGTATTAAAAAAGTTACGTTCCAAGCATTATAGAGCTTATATATTCAAAGGTCTGTAAAAGACATATGTCAACGAGGCTGGAAAATGATAGCACAGGAGAAGAACTTTCACGATTAAGTAAGTCTTCTTGGCGGCTCAGTAAGATCATGCAACAATCAAGCATTTACAACTGGTATGAAAAATCAAGCAATGTCACAGACAAATTATGTTAATGGTTTAACATTAATTCTATTACAAGTTAAGATATACTAGGTACATTGGATCGATCATATTATAAACCTGTGTTCATTAGCTCTTCAATGTGTCGTGATCAACTGTCAAGCATATTCATCAGTTCATCCTCGAGATCTGAgtcactttcttcttcctcttcctccttACTAGGACGAACTTTCTTGGCTTCTATTGCTTCCTCATTATAGTCACTATGTAATCGCTTTGTTGGGCCTCTGGTGTTTTTACCATTTGTCATGTTTTCctctttattattttgacCTTCACCATCTTCCTGttcctcatcttcttcctcagcatcctcctcctcctcctcatcGGAGTCTAGGATATCACCTTCATCGTCGTCCAGCCATGACATTCCGCCAGAAAACAATTCTAATTCTGCACTATTAGTGCCATTTGCTGGAGAAAGATTTTCATTTGCGGTTGCTAATAATTGACGTTTCGCaagtttcttcttgaattcttcCAACTCTGTTTCTGACACGGGTTGTTCGACTATCAGTTCATAAGGTTTTTCATCAACATGCTTCCATGACGTTAAACATTCGAAAACCCAATCTGGATGAAGAATCTTGATTTTAGGATTAAACGATTTGGCCAATCTTGCCTTATATGTTCCAGGTGTCTTTGTAATCACATGAGTTgtcttttcatcaatatcagaAGTTGATATTGCCCCGAACGTGTTTGTCCATATGACAATATCTGCCCTTTGAATATCTGTTCCCAGAGGGATCAACCCAGAAAACACAAATCTGCAGTTGTCTAGTACATTCTGTTTCATAGCTGgcattattaatttgataTCTGCTTTTAATTCACCATCCTTTTTTAGGAcattataatatttatcATGTATTCTTACTAGAGTATCCTTCAAATGATATAGTTCGTCGTCGTCATCTATGAGTAATCGTTGGTCATGGAAATGTTTTTGCAACGCAGCTAGTGGTCTATTTTGCTGTTGGACTTCAAGTGAGGCAGAATATTCAATCTTTTTCGATATTTCTTCCTTGTTCTCTCCAGCTGATGTAGGAGGCTCCTCCGTGGTAGCTGATTGATGActtaattcttcttcttgacGTTTCACTTCTTGGTCAATTTTCtccttcaattttttctcaGAGTCCATTATGtcaattaataaatcttcaGTATCTTTACTTTTCTCACGTGAACGTCTTCCCAATTGTAACATAGTTGCCTGTTGTTTAggtaagaaatttgaattaatgtCACCAACACCAACGAAAAAATTATATGGAACCactttaattaaattagGTGACCAATTCCAAACATCTCCTCTATCATCAATGACAATTACCATTGACTGATCCGTGGGGAACAATCTCTCTAATGATTTCGTGGTCATAGACCCATTCTCATCACGCGATAAAATTCTGTCTCCAAAGAGATCACCATTGGGATCAATGATTTTAGCAATTTCTGATGCGTATGCTCTTGTAGCCATTGTATATATATGCATTTCAAACAATGGAGCAATTTTCTCCAAGAATTCCTTTAAGCCTGGCCTTACTTTCACATAGTACCAACATTTCCTTAAAGGTGGTTTAGGGCCCATATATAACGTAGGTAATATAGGTTCCTCTTCCAGGGAAAATTGTTTTACGTCCtttaaagtttcaaaatttggattttttGGGTCATTCTTCCATTCACCGATGGTAGGATCTACACCACAATGGATAACCGTTTGATCCAAATCCACCACTAAGACTAACTTTTTCTCCTTTCTTAACCTTGTCCTTACATTGAGACCAATATCCAATGCCTCTCTGGTacttattttcaaatttgtaTCTGTATGAGAAATGGTCAAGTTGGCACCAGAGCCCGAGGCATCATTGTCATCCTCATCGACTTCTTCACCGCACAAAGTACAAAGTCCACCGTACACGACATCATGGTTGCAAGGCCTTATGATTTCCGCCAAAACTTGATTGGGGGAGGCAATTTCATCCCCAATGTCGACATTCCAAGAGATTAATTGTCCCTTGTAGGGGGACTCGAAAAATTCGATGGATTCCCTAATGGATTTCTTGCCTGCTGTAGGAGGTGAAGAAACGTCGTTGTCATCAGGTGATGAGGCGACGTCCACGACGAACCAGAATTTATATGCTAGGAGACGGTCGCCCTTTTGAACTTCATCACCTACGTGAGTTATTAGTTGGTCTATTGTTATTGGGTAGGGCAGGCCTATGGGGGCCAGTATTTGAGTAGACATTATTGTCGTTGTGCTTACTTGCTATAAGGGATGTGCAATGCTAGGAAGAATGTAGATGTTGCTGCTGCTCAGTGAGAGTGAGCCTTGAAAATGAGtcttgattttgaaacttttttcttgttgtacgtttgtttgttttgtttgttaATGCCACTTTTTCAATCTCCGCGATGAATTCATCATGgataaatgaaataattaatGGTGAAGATGAACGGCATTAGATACAAATACGTAGGGCTATATATGTTTGTATTTAGGTATAGTTTAGTTGATTAATTGGTTATTTTAAACATCGCCATTCAACAAGGCATTCAATGCAGATTCGACGTTTCCACCGCTACGTCTTAAGGCAGCCACATTTCTATCAAAGTCGAAGAACCCCATATCGTTCAATTGTCTCAATTGATGTTCATAACGTTCTTCTGGGGGTCTGGTATCTtcttgctgttgttgtgcTGCAGGAGGTTGGAACATAGATGCGAAAAACGAAGGATCAAATGCAGGAGGGTTGCCAGAACCAGCAGCATTGGTATTTGCCATTCCAGCGGCGAATGGATTCATGGCCGGATTAAACAAGGACGCAAATGGGTTTGCAGCGTTGGTAGTTGCTGTAGAGCTTGGATTTGTACTTGCAgtgtttgttgttgaagGAGTATTTTCGCTGACTGTATTATCGTCATCACCACCTGGAGCAGGGAAGTCAGAAGAAGTATTTGCTTGACCATTCCCATTAGGGTCCACACCACCGTTCATTGCTCTTGCCATTTGCATACTCTGTCTTATCATATCTGGGTTTGTTAACATTTGTCTAAACATTGGATTTTGTAGAATTTGTCTCGCTTGAGGTCCCATTGCTTGCAATTGTGGATTTGCCTGAATGATAAAATCGAGCATTTGCGGATTACTTAGCATCTCATTCATTTGAGATTGGAATACGGGGTTATCCAACATCCTTAGCATTTCATCTTGGTTAGGACCTGAATTATTTAGCCCACCATCTGGACCAAAAGTATCGGCAGAAGGCAAATTCAAGTATCCGGCATAACGTGCACTGGTCAAATCTGACAATGGATTAAACCCACCAGTTTCACCGGCAGCCATATTAGGTGCCACAGGGGTCGCTGTGGTATTAGCTTGAGGAGGAGGCGACTTATTCTTATTGGCGCTGCCACCGCCAGATTTGACCATGTGAATGGAAAGACCATCTAAAATTTTGTAGAACTCCACCGTTTGGTCATCCTTCAAGATTTTCCCTGAAAAGATAAGTCTTTGGTTTGTTGCAGGGACTTCAGAAACTTTGGCAATTTCTTCCTTCAATTGAAGGATGGTACTTGCCGGGTCGATGGAAACCTGCCAGTTGTTTTGGCCCGATTTGACGTGGATCGATATAGACATTTGTGCGGCTTGCAGGTGTGTTATATTCCTATGGGTTTTCTCAGTTGACCTTTATCTCTTCTCTCGTTTGATCACGTTAAATTTGCCACCTTGTTTTATAAATTCaacatttgaattttaGATCTTCAGTTTTCTGCGGAGAGAAAGGGGCCGTACAATGCCCGGCACAATACatggtattattattgggtCGGCCATTGGAAAAtggaatataataatataatcattgtttctttcattcaaataGGAGTAAAATAGCTAATACAAGAGATAGTATGGTAAATATTCCAGTGATTACTAAGCTGGACATACTTTCTGTAAAAACTACTATGATATCTAGACGATCCTTTTCCCAGTTCATAAATGGTGCTCCATAATAGCCAATGTTATAACATGCTCGGCGTTTCTACTTATTGATCTCATTTTTTTAGGAAATAAGCAATCTTGGCTTGAAGAATCACGAAAAACTAGATATATGAGGGAAACGCTTGTTTTTATTCATAAGAGATGAAGAGAAAGGAACCTCGGCACAATACATAGTGTTGTTATTGGGTCGGTGTTGGACAGATGAAATATAACTCAACCTCAGaaccttcttcaatctttcaTTAGTTCATTCCAGAAGGCTTCACGATAAGAGAACTAACTGGCGAATCAGGACAATACATGATTAGTCTATTCGCGGGGTTGATGCATGATTCATGGTCCCATCTACGTAGTCATTTACGTACGTCGCTTTCGCTGCTCTATTGACACATCCTTTGGGTGCTATAATGATAGGTAACACGATTTGTGCCGTGGAGACTCCTCTCCAAATCGGTTTTTCTACTGTTAAGCTGCAGCATGAGGGAGATGACACTAAAGAGCTGCTGCCATTTTCAGTAAATGGAATGGAATGCAATGGATTTGAGTGGAAGAGGTTATGAGTCAACTTCTGATAATGTCACGTGCTCATTGTTGGCCGGTCCCGGTCCGGGTTCATATGATTTTAATGGGCCGGGCTTTACGTCTCAAAATGGATGTTGACAGAataaaatggaaatatCCATGTAACGTTCGATACATGCCAGATTTGATGTGGAGTCGGTTGATACTAGGTAGTAGTTGGAGTAATCTATCCTCTACCTTCTTTTACAGATTAGTCACAGCATTGGCAAAACTTATTTAACGCAATTTGCTACTAATATACAAGGACGAGTTGTATTGCCATTATTCCACCTGAGCTTATTCTATATGGAAATGATCATACAAGCAGAAGACTCACAAGATTGAATA belongs to Naumovozyma castellii chromosome 3, complete genome and includes:
- the CAT8 gene encoding DNA-binding transcription factor CAT8 (ancestral locus Anc_8.845), yielding MPTNNSNVKVEGHSARHTDRLIPIQMQSAKVIDPIRSRTASLPVNATTAASSPSVQPPPPSSTSSSVAPNEDSNLRIAQACDRCRSKKTRCDGKRPQCSQCAIVGFECKISDKLQRKSFPRGYTETLEEKVRELENENRRLLAICQFNKLQSQKNDTIDNSTTQEEVYSIRSNSASSTAIETDSNITTCLDTNCNNDTHNHLHMKPVSTKPPQNIISFEQNEAPGLSAVKALKSMANHEQSTQLATLVALAIPRSTDEILFIPQLLSKIRQNFGFTSKHCLYTVSLLSSLKPNLPPPKMIANNLEMTKKLLNQLKITNLWKFDDLSQFINQYLKLDPLNQKNSNDLLNQIEMDELINFFFQDWNDIIPIINKEEFLSNYNAFKLDLKNSERDKLSSNLKMNYKIFGCILVLMCQMGLLTKIKATNGKSSPNIHLKSIMAYYHQLIANLPINNFFQIATISIPQLKLYVLILFYNLNVGDISAIYELRGRIISMSQQLRLHRCPSAVLSGSSLTMNKLDQSNRRILFWTIYSLDALSSLQLGVPRLLKDYEIECALPITMEDKERDKTKIKLEGTVSPFSLAIFRFSKILGNILDMIFKRNMTESMTKSVSLIHENALDQWRYDLPEDLTFKLNIQGSIDLNVMHQGNSTPGKKNLILMFFYFFAVSMIHLPVVAARPLDVKNAMPDRSSSSYIALQHAINTMLNVLELLNNQPKNYYLPVPINMSRLQIRSALISSRGMLDYIKGGALFLDNKTLLLQVIKNLERDRTLDLPGVVSWHSLKLFDLTITLFIQNSNIKLEKLDKILEKKSNYYNKLMGKPTSNNTNNNISSKKRKQETIEISTPSPTSPPLKKMSKKSKSPILQSTILPSQTLQNYNNNIQNQLADALQFDPILNSNSYNFSNFDLSNYFQPNENEKTVQLPKLTTNNNVTNEDPTKYKELFNPTAVTGTSLLNLSTLASPGTSTGLTTTSDNNNILTKGNNNNNNNTNTVFLNNRDNNSTDNLSTMMMLVNNEIPFSNLNLSELWNNKLSTEDKDKQGQEQNQPRNTNDDVGMTNSNYGYFVDASLGLAPLLELANNDNNNFILDDESKTISHSSKTPESILKDEDPVIHHNNLLFNQLNTSNEKPRHLQTEPNYPPKGKLNQKTPFARKKENIDELFNWHNTK
- the FCP1 gene encoding protein serine/threonine phosphatase (ancestral locus Anc_8.839), which translates into the protein MSTQILAPIGLPYPITIDQLITHVGDEVQKGDRLLAYKFWFVVDVASSPDDNDVSSPPTAGKKSIRESIEFFESPYKGQLISWNVDIGDEIASPNQVLAEIIRPCNHDVVYGGLCTLCGEEVDEDDNDASGSGANLTISHTDTNLKISTREALDIGLNVRTRLRKEKKLVLVVDLDQTVIHCGVDPTIGEWKNDPKNPNFETLKDVKQFSLEEEPILPTLYMGPKPPLRKCWYYVKVRPGLKEFLEKIAPLFEMHIYTMATRAYASEIAKIIDPNGDLFGDRILSRDENGSMTTKSLERLFPTDQSMVIVIDDRGDVWNWSPNLIKVVPYNFFVGVGDINSNFLPKQQATMLQLGRRSREKSKDTEDLLIDIMDSEKKLKEKIDQEVKRQEEELSHQSATTEEPPTSAGENKEEISKKIEYSASLEVQQQNRPLAALQKHFHDQRLLIDDDDELYHLKDTLVRIHDKYYNVLKKDGELKADIKLIMPAMKQNVLDNCRFVFSGLIPLGTDIQRADIVIWTNTFGAISTSDIDEKTTHVITKTPGTYKARLAKSFNPKIKILHPDWVFECLTSWKHVDEKPYELIVEQPVSETELEEFKKKLAKRQLLATANENLSPANGTNSAELELFSGGMSWLDDDEGDILDSDEEEEEDAEEEDEEQEDGEGQNNKEENMTNGKNTRGPTKRLHSDYNEEAIEAKKVRPSKEEEEEESDSDLEDELMNMLDS
- the PRM15 gene encoding phosphoribomutase PRM15 (ancestral locus Anc_8.840) is translated as MDATQSSLSNCPENLREPINLWLRLDQNEETRKEVLQLCENKNWPELHQRFDTRIVFGTAGLRSRMEAGFSRMNSLIILQSTQGLANYIKEQFPNNLTAVVGHDHRFHSKEFAIVTASIFLRAGFKVFYLTPDDQFVHTPLVPFSVLNLKASVGVMITASHNPKMDNGYKVYYDNACQIIPPHDKNIAEMIQKNLEPWSTSWDWDATFKKGLETNKLVFIKDLMTEKYLMQMKRVLIHSSHLSLKDVKTPFFVYTPMHGVGAEIFAKVSSELLNLHENVDYLVVSEQRLPDPSFPTVSFPNPEEKGALSLAIKLAQENGLSLVIANDPDADRFSAAVLNKKTGKWRQLTGNEIGFLLGYYEFQLYEQQDVAFRKTHPLAMINSTVSSQMIKRMADMNGFHYEDTLTGFKWIGNKAIDLRQEGYYVPFGFEEAIGYMFPDMECDKDGISAATVFLQAYCHWMNQYQMSPFDIMEEGFGKFGVFKEYNGYYILKDLSITKTVFDFIRHEYPSTNKKYPSEIGNELIVTVFRDLTVGYQSNTKDNIPNLPVDPTSQMITVEAKPSEFSNLEGTVRLTMRGSGTEPKLKVYIEACSKSEESATNLARSTWDILKREWFRPEVTGLTTSF
- the ATR2 gene encoding Atr2p (ancestral locus Anc_8.843), whose protein sequence is MENKEPIVSSSQKKTLSCDSLLENSTPWQNEQYFQSHLKEYFFIFTCMFANLLNQAGQTQVLSTMNVISESFHSDVGTQTWLMASFPLVSGSFILISGRIGDIYGLKKTMIGGYIFMIIWTLLCGFADYTHSDTFFIVCRAFQGLGISFILPNIMGLVGNIYKVGTLRKNIVISLIGITAPTGACMGALWGGLIATESSRQWPWIFYAYALAAFVNLIMAIYSVPENVPTNVHNFAMDWMGAIIGVVGLILFNFVWNQGPVNGWAKPYIIVLLIISIIFLVAFIIYELKFPISPLLPREVTKNGQILTILGILFLGWGSFGIWTFYYYAFQLNLRNYSPLWAGATHFMFIIWGSIAAFIVGFTINRVGPAVLLFFSALGFTMGSLMLSVTPIHQTYWRMNVGMQIILSFGMDLSFPASSIILSDHLPMQYQGMAGSLVNTIINYSTSLCLGMGTTVERQINKTGEELLRGYRSALYLAVGLGGLGACVAFLNLCYDLWRKRKSRLDDIRSLNTNDSA